The following proteins are encoded in a genomic region of Brachypodium distachyon strain Bd21 chromosome 1, Brachypodium_distachyon_v3.0, whole genome shotgun sequence:
- the LOC106865783 gene encoding uncharacterized protein LOC106865783, with amino-acid sequence MAPMLARVSLAYWKYGGHTDAVKLFDEMETRERKAKEVALLVSQSSGVISQIQDDGCAIATRIAGQCNWREAAGELNDEMKNELAEADGGLEHGHGITYMYGGAARGGWRGQGRPRGRTGRYRSMEKKPMKKKPMKKKTDERHEENHRGLINPDRTKRFFWD; translated from the exons atggcgccgATGTTGGCCAGAGTCTCGCTCGCCTACTGGAAATACGGTGGACACACAGACGCCGTGAAGCTGTTCGACGAAATGGAGACAAGGGAAAGGAAAGCAAAGGAGGTCGCAT tgCTGGTTTCTCAATCTAGTGGAGTAATCTCTCAGATCCAGGATGATGGATGTGCCATAGCTACGAGAATCGCAGGACAATGCAATTGGCGAGAAGCTGCAGGTGAATTGAATGATGAAATGAAAAACGAACTCGCTGAGGCAGACGGCGGACTCGAGCACGGCCATGGCATCACCTACATGTATGGTGGGGCAGCGCGGGGGGGATGGCGGGGCCAGGGGCGCCCCCGTGGCCGCACTGGCAGATATAGATCgatggagaagaagccgatgaagaagaagccgatgaagaagaagactgATGAGCGTCACGAGGAGAACCACCGTGGGCTGATCAATCCCGACCGTACCAAACGGTTTTTTTGGGATTAA